In Geminicoccaceae bacterium, a single window of DNA contains:
- a CDS encoding acyltransferase has product MTSLRFFAAAWVVLLHFSHELPMAVTDLTQFFENGRLGVDFFFVLSGFILSHVYLTSLEEDRFSFRRFIQKRLARLYPLHLVCILLVAGYIVAGALVGVSVSNPEVYSLDRLGYNLLLMHAWGVVDGMSWNYVSWSISAEWFAYLLFLPMSMLFVRWQVRSSLKLLGAMAFLVFMVVASPSVFGRDLTQLTHDFGNMRILPEFILGIALYHFSNDHDVDAVLGPWLLALAVIALAAIAHYDLNGFWAVVLLAFIIFASSSLERQGKLGFLGNRVLVYLGETSYSLYMLHAIVFIVYFKSLDVVFGDQLRSVIWYLAPLVIPLSFAAASVGYHVVEVPCRRWITERIDLDSVFRWPRSHTVPD; this is encoded by the coding sequence TTGACGTCCTTGCGTTTTTTCGCGGCAGCATGGGTGGTTCTGCTGCATTTTTCGCATGAACTGCCGATGGCGGTCACCGATCTGACCCAGTTTTTCGAAAATGGCAGGCTTGGCGTCGATTTCTTCTTCGTGCTTTCGGGATTTATCCTGTCGCACGTCTACCTGACCTCGCTCGAAGAGGACAGATTCAGCTTCCGGCGGTTCATTCAAAAACGTCTCGCCCGGCTCTATCCGCTGCACCTTGTCTGCATATTGCTCGTTGCCGGCTATATCGTTGCCGGCGCGCTGGTCGGTGTCTCGGTGAGCAACCCTGAGGTCTATTCACTCGACAGGCTGGGGTACAATCTTCTGCTCATGCATGCCTGGGGCGTGGTCGACGGGATGAGCTGGAACTATGTCTCCTGGTCGATCAGTGCCGAGTGGTTCGCGTATCTTCTGTTTCTGCCGATGAGCATGCTGTTTGTCCGCTGGCAGGTCCGCTCATCCCTCAAGCTGCTTGGTGCCATGGCGTTCCTGGTGTTCATGGTCGTCGCTTCGCCATCCGTCTTCGGTCGGGATCTCACCCAGCTGACTCACGATTTCGGCAACATGCGCATCCTTCCGGAGTTTATCCTCGGCATTGCCCTGTACCATTTCAGCAACGATCACGACGTGGACGCTGTTCTCGGTCCATGGTTGCTGGCCTTGGCCGTGATCGCCCTGGCGGCCATCGCCCATTACGATCTCAATGGGTTCTGGGCAGTCGTCCTGCTTGCGTTCATCATCTTTGCCTCGTCCTCGCTCGAACGGCAGGGCAAGCTCGGTTTTCTCGGCAATCGCGTGCTCGTCTATCTGGGGGAGACTTCCTATTCGCTCTACATGCTGCACGCCATCGTCTTCATCGTCTATTTCAAGTCTCTTGATGTCGTGTTCGGCGATCAGCTGCGGTCGGTGATATGGTACCTTGCACCACTGGTGATCCCGCTTTCCTTTGCGGCAGCCTCGGTCGGATATCACGTCGTCGAGGTCCCGTGCCGTCGCTGGATTACCGAAAGGATCGACCTCGACTCCGTGTTTCGCTGGCCCCGCTCACACACCGTTCCCGATTAG
- a CDS encoding winged helix-turn-helix transcriptional regulator: MKEGPDIVRIAALIGDPARANMLTALMSGKALTATELARQAGVTAQTASSHLAKLDQGGLLCLRRQGRHKYFALANADVARVLEGLMGLAAGAGHLRSRVGPKDAALRRARVCYNHLAGDRGTWLFACLVEHGHLMLADEAPPLLTTSGAEFVTALGVDLGELRARRTPLCRECLDWSERRPHLAGSLGRALLSRFEELGWASRDRASRIVTFTTTGERKFTRLFA, from the coding sequence ATGAAAGAAGGACCGGATATCGTCCGGATCGCCGCCCTGATCGGAGATCCCGCGCGCGCCAACATGTTGACGGCGCTGATGAGTGGCAAGGCCCTGACCGCGACCGAACTCGCACGGCAGGCTGGCGTGACCGCGCAGACCGCCAGTTCGCATCTGGCCAAGCTCGATCAGGGCGGCCTGCTGTGCTTGCGCCGGCAGGGACGGCATAAATACTTCGCGCTGGCCAATGCCGATGTTGCGCGGGTCCTGGAAGGATTGATGGGGCTGGCCGCCGGAGCCGGACACCTGCGCAGCCGGGTCGGTCCGAAAGATGCTGCCCTGCGCCGGGCGCGGGTCTGCTACAATCATCTCGCCGGCGATCGCGGCACCTGGCTTTTCGCATGCCTCGTGGAGCACGGTCACCTCATGCTCGCAGACGAGGCGCCGCCGCTACTCACCACCAGTGGTGCTGAATTCGTCACGGCTCTGGGCGTCGATCTTGGCGAACTCCGGGCCAGGCGCACACCACTCTGCCGGGAATGCCTCGACTGGAGCGAACGCCGGCCTCACCTTGCCGGCAGCCTCGGCCGTGCGCTGCTCTCGCGGTTTGAGGAACTGGGCTGGGCAAGCCGGGATCGGGCCTCGCGCATTGTAACCTTCACCACGACCGGCGAACGGAAATTCACGCGGCTTTTCGCCTGA
- a CDS encoding NIPSNAP family protein, giving the protein MLTCVIRYHVDPAKGAQFAQYARNWGQAIPRCGADLIGYFAPYEGSSTLAYGIYNISSLAAYETYRARLAADPLGRENYDFAQTEKFLLREDRTFLKLVSAPHGAAA; this is encoded by the coding sequence ATGCTGACCTGTGTCATTCGCTATCATGTCGATCCGGCGAAAGGAGCGCAGTTTGCGCAATATGCGCGGAACTGGGGCCAGGCCATCCCGCGTTGCGGTGCCGATCTCATTGGCTATTTCGCGCCATACGAGGGTTCGAGCACGCTTGCCTACGGCATCTACAATATTTCGAGTCTTGCGGCTTATGAGACCTATCGTGCCCGGCTTGCCGCCGATCCGCTCGGCCGGGAGAACTACGACTTCGCACAAACTGAAAAGTTTCTGCTGCGCGAGGATCGTACATTCTTGAAACTGGTTTCAGCACCGCATGGAGCTGCCGCATGA
- a CDS encoding antibiotic biosynthesis monooxygenase: MIAVIFEVEPAPGCRQDYLDMAAAMRPLVESIDGFISVERFQSTTNPNMLLSLSFFEDEAAVERWRNLPQHRAAQNKGRTGIFTGYRLRIAHVLRDYGMTDRGEAPPDSREAHGQPDP; the protein is encoded by the coding sequence ATGATCGCCGTTATCTTCGAGGTCGAGCCCGCACCGGGGTGCCGGCAGGATTACCTGGACATGGCCGCCGCCATGCGTCCGCTGGTCGAGAGTATCGACGGGTTCATATCGGTCGAGCGCTTCCAGAGCACGACCAATCCGAACATGCTGTTGTCATTGTCCTTTTTCGAGGATGAAGCCGCCGTTGAGCGTTGGCGCAACCTGCCGCAACATCGCGCGGCACAGAACAAGGGACGGACGGGAATTTTCACCGGCTACCGGTTGCGCATCGCCCATGTCCTGCGTGATTATGGCATGACCGATCGCGGGGAGGCGCCACCAGACAGTCGCGAGGCGCATGGGCAGCCGGATCCATGA
- a CDS encoding DUF465 domain-containing protein, translating to MSKEQKIKEIDTRLSSLRAAHRALDNRIRQLVEDGMPDLVELQRLKKQKLALKDRIGILERQRHPDIIA from the coding sequence ATGAGCAAAGAGCAGAAGATTAAAGAGATCGACACGCGCCTGTCCAGTCTTCGCGCCGCTCACCGGGCTCTGGACAACCGTATCAGGCAACTGGTCGAAGACGGCATGCCCGACCTTGTCGAGTTGCAGCGGCTGAAAAAACAGAAGCTGGCGCTGAAGGACCGGATCGGTATCCTCGAACGGCAGCGCCATCCCGACATCATCGCCTGA
- a CDS encoding ATP-dependent 6-phosphofructokinase, translating to MQRNTPSYKRIGIMTSGGDCAGLNAVIRAVVLRAAGLGWSVMGIDEATHGLLKRPVAASELTPDSVKGILHQGGTILRTTNRGNPFAYPDGHGGAVDRSQEIIDGYRLLGLDALIGVGGDGSLAILRRLAQQGGINLVGIPKTIDNDLGHTERAVGFSTAVVVATEAIDRLHVTAASHNRVMVLEVMGRDAGHIALTSGVAGGADVILIPEIPYRMDAICDKILGRRDVGRNFSLVVVAESVKSDEGEVQLYQDAHGQSRYGGIGRMIAEEIAARTGAETRVTVLGHVQRGGSPVPLDRILGSAFGVAAVDLIEQGRFDRMVAWQNRAVVDVSIAEACAQYQAVDPHDTLVHTARGLGICLGD from the coding sequence ATGCAGCGCAACACACCTTCATACAAGCGGATCGGCATCATGACCAGCGGTGGCGATTGCGCCGGACTGAACGCGGTGATCCGCGCCGTCGTCCTGCGCGCGGCCGGGCTCGGCTGGTCGGTCATGGGCATCGACGAGGCGACACACGGCTTGCTCAAGCGCCCGGTGGCGGCCAGCGAACTGACCCCCGACAGCGTGAAGGGAATCCTGCACCAGGGCGGGACGATCCTGCGAACGACCAATCGCGGCAATCCCTTCGCCTATCCCGATGGCCATGGTGGCGCGGTCGACCGGTCGCAGGAAATCATCGACGGTTACCGCCTGCTGGGCCTGGATGCACTGATCGGCGTCGGTGGCGACGGCAGTCTCGCCATCCTGCGGCGGCTCGCACAGCAAGGCGGTATCAATCTGGTCGGCATTCCCAAGACCATCGACAACGATCTCGGCCACACCGAGCGCGCCGTCGGCTTCAGTACGGCGGTGGTGGTGGCTACGGAAGCCATCGACCGGCTTCACGTCACTGCTGCCAGTCACAATCGGGTGATGGTGCTGGAGGTGATGGGCCGTGATGCCGGCCACATCGCGTTGACGTCGGGCGTGGCCGGCGGTGCCGATGTCATTCTCATCCCCGAGATTCCCTACAGGATGGATGCGATCTGCGACAAGATTCTCGGTCGGCGCGACGTGGGACGCAACTTCAGCCTCGTCGTCGTGGCCGAGTCGGTCAAATCGGACGAAGGCGAAGTCCAGCTTTATCAGGATGCGCATGGTCAGTCTCGCTATGGCGGCATCGGTCGAATGATCGCGGAAGAAATCGCCGCGCGGACGGGTGCGGAAACGCGCGTGACGGTGCTGGGGCACGTCCAGCGCGGCGGATCGCCGGTACCTCTGGATCGAATCCTGGGTTCGGCCTTCGGCGTGGCCGCGGTCGACCTGATCGAGCAGGGGCGGTTCGATCGCATGGTCGCCTGGCAGAACCGTGCCGTTGTGGATGTGTCGATTGCCGAAGCCTGCGCACAATATCAGGCCGTTGATCCTCATGATACTCTGGTCCATACCGCCCGCGGGCTCGGGATCTGTCTGGGCGACTGA
- the glk gene encoding glucokinase: MSKLVADIGGTNARFALVDGTGELSDIRNLPTSGYPGPAAAVRAYLGVREVDTLVMAVATPVAGDRIRFTNCNWEFLVPGLQAELGLERLSVINDFVAQALAVPQLSSKYLDPVRDGTVEPGWPMAVMGPGTGLGVAALVPVGGGWRPLASEGGHASFAPQNAREDAILRELRRQWPHVSCERVVSGPGLLHVARSLAAIDGKELQALSPESVTQFARERSCEICMETVEVFSGLIGSMAGDLALTFGARGGVYLCGGVTARLGELLDHDRLTTAFLEKGRLRSFLEPVPVAIVTHPNPGLLGTAHYHPDL; encoded by the coding sequence ATGAGCAAACTCGTCGCCGACATCGGCGGAACCAATGCCCGTTTCGCGCTGGTCGACGGGACCGGGGAACTGAGCGACATCCGCAATCTGCCGACATCCGGTTATCCGGGGCCCGCCGCTGCCGTGCGTGCCTATCTCGGAGTGCGCGAGGTGGATACGCTGGTCATGGCCGTAGCGACACCGGTCGCCGGTGACCGCATTCGTTTTACGAATTGCAACTGGGAATTCCTGGTTCCGGGGTTGCAGGCCGAGCTGGGGCTCGAACGCCTGTCCGTGATCAACGACTTTGTCGCTCAAGCGCTTGCCGTACCCCAATTATCCTCGAAATATCTCGATCCGGTCCGTGACGGAACGGTCGAGCCGGGCTGGCCTATGGCTGTCATGGGGCCGGGAACGGGACTAGGCGTGGCGGCGTTGGTTCCTGTGGGCGGCGGATGGCGGCCGTTGGCGAGCGAAGGGGGGCACGCTTCCTTCGCGCCGCAGAATGCCCGTGAGGATGCGATCCTGCGTGAACTGCGCAGGCAATGGCCGCATGTCTCATGCGAACGCGTGGTCTCGGGCCCCGGCCTGCTGCATGTCGCCCGGAGTCTTGCCGCTATCGACGGCAAGGAATTGCAGGCCCTGTCACCGGAGTCGGTAACCCAGTTTGCCCGCGAACGAAGCTGTGAAATCTGCATGGAGACGGTCGAGGTCTTCTCGGGCCTGATCGGCTCGATGGCGGGCGATCTGGCGCTGACCTTCGGTGCAAGGGGTGGGGTCTATCTGTGCGGAGGCGTTACCGCCCGCCTGGGCGAACTGCTGGACCATGACCGGCTGACGACTGCATTCCTCGAAAAGGGCCGACTGCGCTCCTTCCTCGAACCGGTTCCGGTTGCCATTGTCACCCATCCCAATCCGGGATTGCTGGGCACTGCACACTATCATCCGGACCTCTGA
- a CDS encoding type II toxin-antitoxin system RatA family toxin, protein MPTYAERRHLPYSPEQLYDLVAAVDHYPEFLPWCKACRITRREGETVFFADLIIAFKVFRERFTSKVKLVPKSGIDVEYIDGPFRYLNNHWRFEPAGEGGCHVDFFVDFEFRSRVLQGLIGLLFEEAVRRMVSAFETRAEQLYGKRQRVS, encoded by the coding sequence ATGCCGACCTACGCAGAAAGACGGCACCTGCCGTACTCCCCCGAGCAGCTCTACGACCTCGTTGCGGCCGTCGATCACTATCCGGAGTTCCTGCCCTGGTGCAAGGCATGCCGTATCACAAGACGCGAAGGTGAGACTGTCTTCTTCGCCGATCTCATCATTGCCTTCAAGGTCTTCCGCGAACGGTTCACCTCCAAGGTCAAGCTGGTTCCAAAGTCGGGCATCGATGTCGAATATATCGACGGCCCGTTCCGCTACCTCAACAACCACTGGCGATTCGAGCCTGCCGGGGAAGGTGGCTGCCATGTGGACTTTTTCGTCGATTTCGAGTTCCGTTCCCGCGTCCTGCAGGGCCTCATCGGCCTGCTCTTCGAAGAAGCCGTCCGCCGCATGGTCTCGGCGTTCGAGACCCGTGCCGAACAACTCTACGGCAAACGTCAGCGCGTGAGTTGA